In Notolabrus celidotus isolate fNotCel1 chromosome 22, fNotCel1.pri, whole genome shotgun sequence, one genomic interval encodes:
- the lin52 gene encoding protein lin-52 homolog: MNYNTTRQTLGRRLLLAVVGHVFIVKMASPNGGDDFESSLLSFEKLDRASPDLWPEQLPGVSEFAASCKNPITNSPPKWMAELESEDIEMLKELGSLTTANLMEKVKGLQNLAYQLGLEESREMTRGKFLNILERPKK; the protein is encoded by the exons ATGAACTACAACACTACACGTCAAACCCTAGGGCGGCGGCTCCTATTGGCTGTCGTTGGTCACGTGTTTATTGTGAAGATGGCGTCTCCAAATGGAG GTGATGATTTTGAATCTTCTTTGCTGAGTTTTGAGAAGTTGGACAGAGCCTCACCCGACCTGTGGCCAGAGCAGT TGCCTGGAGTTTCAGAATTTGCTGCATCTTGTAAAAAC CCCATCACTAATTCACCCCCAAAGTGGATGGCTGAACTTGAGAGTGAGGACATTGAAATGTTGAAAG AGCTGGGCAGTCTGACCACGGCTAACCTGATGGAGAAGGTGAAAGGGCTTCAGAACCTGGCGTACCAGCTGGGATTAGAGGAGT cCAGGGAAATGACCAGGGGGAAGTTTCTGAATATCTTGGAGAGGCCAAAGAAGTGA